The following coding sequences are from one Sander lucioperca isolate FBNREF2018 chromosome 2, SLUC_FBN_1.2, whole genome shotgun sequence window:
- the LOC118496510 gene encoding voltage-dependent P/Q-type calcium channel subunit alpha-1A-like: MCQFWFLQKDLCYPGMARFEDELSSRYGGMCPAGPARGASRLPGPPGVQRMYKQTMAQRARTMAIYNPIPVKHSCLSVNRSLFIFSEDNIIRKYAKKITEWPPFEYMILATIIANCIVLALEQHLPASDKTPMSERLDDTEPYFIGIFCFEAGIKIIALGFAFHKGTYLRNGWNVMDFVVVLTG, encoded by the exons at GTGTCAGTTTTGGTTTCTCCAGAAAGATCTGTGCTATCCCGGAATGGCTCGCTTTGAAGACGAACTGTCTAGCCGCTATGGAGGCATGTGTCCCGCGGGCCCGGCCAGAGGGGCCAGCCGGCTGCCGGGGCCTCCGGGGGTCCAGAGGATGTACAAGCAGACGATGGCCCAGAGAGCCAGGACCATGGCTATTTACAACCCCATTCCAGTCAAACACAGCTGCCTCTCCGTTAACCGCTCTCTGTTCATCTTCAGTGAGGATAATATCATACGGAAGTATGCCAAAAAGATCACGGAATGGCC TCCATTTGAGTACATGATCCTGGCCACCATTATTGCCAACTGCATTGTGCTGGCCTTGGAGCAACACCTACCAGCGTCAGACAAAACACCAATGTCAGAGCGTTTG GACGACACAGAGCCCTATTTTATCGGAATATTTTGTTTTGAGGCTGGCATCAAGATCATCGCCCTGGGCTTTGCCTTTCACAAAGGCACCTATCTGCGTAATGGCTGGAATGTAATGGACTTTGTGGTGGTCCTAACAGGGTGA